The Bacteroidota bacterium DNA window CCGTGGCACGCCCATCCCTACCTCCACTTCAGGACAGACGGGCACAAATTCTACGTGCGGCATCAGCTCGCGGATGATCCGATCCGGGATGCGCTCGCCGTTGTAGCGCACGGCGTCGAACTCCAGGCATCGGCTCACCAAAACGCGGGGTCGGGGAAAGGGCTCTAGTGTCATCAACGTCCTCCGGCGGAGGGCAAACGAGGATCATGACCTATACGGTTCCGGTA harbors:
- a CDS encoding DUF523 domain-containing protein produces the protein MTLEPFPRPRVLVSRCLEFDAVRYNGERIPDRIIRELMPHVEFVPVCPEVEVGMGVPR